A window of Rubricoccus marinus contains these coding sequences:
- a CDS encoding tetratricopeptide repeat protein, with protein sequence MAEVSPASVSTMTPPSVQTGDDALDAILLRAWEGMPDRPDHLVEHAQRALDRADSTDNARGRAYALGVLGTGLYMRSDHEEALEALTEGLALIEPFGDLYGRGLLLGGLAGVHVSLGHFDEAMETALDALRVARVLGDREREAWTLVGLGNSYLDLGDLERAMEAGETGLRLFGELGQPAGQARAHGVMGGALMRMGRSAEARAHHEAALRLAREDGVRLNEARALHDLGECAYLAKEYAQALQLHREALGIRREVGNRQAQSTSLLHIGLALTALGRAPEAIETLVNARDLAMEVGAEPRIAQADEALADAYEASGDAARALEHFRLFHARRERMLDAQSRSRIQSIQIRADAEQAQREAEIAHLRSVELADANAGLEEALTDLQQTQRRLLQQEKLASLGRLASGVAHEIQNPINFIANFAEINADYADEMRETVERRRAELPPDLADELTDLLGDVSANTGRVREHAQRASGIVKSLIGHGNTSSGQRETVDLRDLVGRVVDVTFAGSGIRPVWVPGAEPVHAEVDAQAFDRALVNLVDNARRAVLDRAHEDDGFRAVVCVALDRVDDRVILRVMDNGPGIPDDLRDRVFEPFFSTRPTGEGTGLGLTLARQIVVDGHEGSLDLEPSAMGSTFTISLPSADA encoded by the coding sequence ATGGCCGAGGTCTCTCCCGCTTCCGTCTCCACGATGACGCCTCCGTCGGTTCAGACCGGCGATGATGCGTTGGACGCGATCCTGCTCCGAGCGTGGGAGGGAATGCCCGACCGGCCGGACCACCTAGTCGAGCACGCGCAGCGAGCACTAGACCGCGCGGACAGCACGGACAACGCCCGAGGGCGGGCCTACGCGCTGGGCGTCCTTGGCACGGGGTTGTACATGCGCTCCGACCACGAGGAGGCCTTGGAGGCGCTAACGGAGGGGTTGGCCTTGATCGAGCCGTTCGGGGACCTGTACGGGCGGGGGCTGCTCCTCGGCGGGCTCGCTGGCGTGCACGTCAGCCTGGGGCATTTCGACGAGGCGATGGAAACCGCGCTCGACGCGCTCCGCGTGGCACGGGTGCTGGGAGACCGGGAGCGGGAGGCGTGGACGCTTGTCGGCCTGGGCAATAGCTACCTGGACCTCGGGGACCTGGAACGCGCGATGGAGGCGGGCGAGACCGGGCTGCGCCTGTTCGGCGAGTTGGGCCAGCCGGCGGGGCAGGCCCGCGCGCACGGCGTTATGGGCGGCGCGCTGATGCGGATGGGCCGCAGCGCCGAGGCCCGCGCGCACCACGAAGCCGCGCTCCGCCTCGCTCGCGAAGACGGGGTCCGCCTCAACGAAGCCCGCGCGCTCCACGACCTCGGCGAGTGCGCGTACCTCGCCAAGGAGTACGCTCAGGCACTCCAACTCCACCGCGAGGCGCTCGGCATCCGTCGCGAGGTGGGCAACCGGCAGGCGCAGAGCACGAGCCTGCTCCACATCGGGCTCGCGCTCACGGCGCTCGGCCGCGCGCCAGAGGCCATCGAGACCCTGGTGAACGCCCGCGACCTCGCGATGGAGGTCGGCGCCGAGCCGCGCATCGCGCAAGCCGACGAGGCGCTGGCCGACGCCTACGAGGCCTCTGGCGACGCCGCGCGCGCGCTGGAGCACTTCCGGCTGTTCCACGCCCGCCGCGAGCGGATGCTGGACGCGCAATCGCGCAGCCGCATCCAGTCCATCCAGATCCGCGCCGACGCCGAGCAGGCGCAGCGCGAGGCCGAGATCGCGCACCTCCGCTCGGTCGAGCTCGCCGACGCCAACGCGGGCCTCGAAGAGGCTCTCACGGACCTCCAGCAAACGCAGCGGCGGCTGCTCCAGCAAGAGAAGCTGGCCTCGCTCGGGCGCCTGGCCTCTGGCGTGGCGCACGAGATCCAGAACCCGATCAACTTCATCGCCAACTTCGCCGAGATCAACGCGGACTACGCCGACGAGATGCGCGAGACGGTGGAGCGCCGCCGCGCCGAACTGCCGCCCGACCTCGCGGACGAACTCACCGACCTCCTCGGCGACGTGAGCGCGAACACCGGGCGTGTGCGGGAGCACGCCCAGCGCGCCAGCGGCATCGTCAAGAGCCTCATCGGGCACGGCAACACGTCCTCGGGCCAGCGCGAGACCGTGGACCTCCGCGACCTCGTCGGCCGCGTCGTCGACGTCACGTTTGCGGGCTCGGGTATCCGGCCGGTCTGGGTCCCCGGAGCGGAGCCGGTTCACGCCGAGGTGGACGCGCAGGCCTTCGACCGCGCGCTCGTCAACCTGGTGGACAACGCGCGCCGCGCCGTCCTAGACCGCGCCCACGAGGACGACGGCTTCCGCGCCGTGGTTTGCGTCGCGCTGGACCGCGTGGACGACCGCGTGATCCTCCGCGTGATGGACAACGGCCCCGGCATTCCGGACGACCTGCGCGACCGCGTGTTCGAGCCGTTTTTCAGCACCCGCCCCACGGGCGAGGGCACAGGCCTCGGGCTCACGCTTGCGCGCCAGATCGTCGTGGACGGCCACGAGGGCTCGCTGGATTTGGAGCCCTCCGCGATGGGCAGCACGTTTACCATCTCGCTGCCTTCGGCCGACGCCTGA
- a CDS encoding diacylglycerol/polyprenol kinase family protein, whose product MSDHVPVISYAAEVRRKALHLGALVIPVGILLFGREVSLWVLVPLAVIALAADWSRQRIRWARDFLLKAFASLMRPEEIPPFGERIVFNGATMMCVAAALCVALFSPVVAASAMAMQMIGDAAAALVGRRIGRTRLFGSPKSLEGTLAFIVTAALMGWAFAQWPGVELSLAQILVGAVVAAAVEALPIPVNDNLRVPLAAGAAMWAVGLVV is encoded by the coding sequence ATGAGCGACCACGTCCCCGTCATCTCGTACGCCGCCGAGGTCCGCCGCAAGGCCCTCCACCTCGGCGCGCTCGTCATCCCGGTCGGGATCCTGCTGTTCGGGCGCGAGGTCTCGCTGTGGGTGCTGGTGCCTCTGGCGGTGATCGCGCTCGCGGCGGACTGGAGCCGCCAGAGGATCCGCTGGGCGCGGGACTTCCTGCTCAAGGCGTTCGCGTCGCTGATGCGGCCGGAGGAGATCCCGCCGTTCGGCGAGCGCATCGTGTTCAACGGCGCGACGATGATGTGCGTGGCGGCGGCGTTGTGCGTGGCGCTGTTCTCGCCCGTGGTGGCGGCCTCGGCGATGGCGATGCAGATGATCGGCGACGCGGCGGCGGCGCTCGTGGGCCGGCGCATCGGCAGAACCCGGCTGTTCGGCTCGCCGAAATCGCTGGAGGGCACGCTGGCGTTTATCGTCACCGCCGCGCTCATGGGCTGGGCGTTCGCGCAGTGGCCGGGCGTAGAGCTATCGCTCGCGCAGATCCTCGTCGGCGCCGTCGTGGCCGCGGCCGTGGAGGCGCTGCCGATCCCGGTCAACGACAACCTCCGCGTGCCTCTGGCGGCGGGCGCGGCGATGTGGGCGGTGGGTCTGGTGGTCTGA